The Piliocolobus tephrosceles isolate RC106 chromosome 10, ASM277652v3, whole genome shotgun sequence nucleotide sequence AGAGCTAGCAAGTAAGTTGTGTATTATTTATTCACAGTTTGAAAGCTAAACTTCCCTTTCTTGCCTCATCAGCCCCAGAATCTTTCCCCAAAGCCCCCGACTCCCTCTGGCCTCTACCTTGAGGACACAAGGCTCTCAAGGTCTGCTTTCCCTTCCAACCCTCCCTTCATCCCAACAGGTGTGTGCTGGTCCCAATGTCAGTGAAACCCAGCTGGGGGCCCGGCCCCTCGGAGGGGGTCACCGCAGTGCCCGCCAGTGACCTTGGAGATATCCACAACTGGACCGAGCTGCTCGACCTCTTCAACCACACTTTGTCTGAGTGCCACGTGGAGCTCAGCGAGAGCACCAAGCGCGTGATCCTCTTTGCCCTCTACCTGGCCATGTTTGTGGTTGGGCTGGTGGAGAACCTCCTGGTGATATGCGTCAACTGGCGCGGCTCAGGCCGGGCGGGGCTGCTGAACCTCTACATCCTCAACATGGCCATCGCGGACCTGGGCATTGTCCTGTCTCTGCCCGTGTGGATGCTGGAAGTCACGCTGGACTACACCTGGCTCTGGGGCAGCTTCTCCTGCCGCTTCACTCACTACTTCTACTTTGTCAACATGTACAGCAGCATCTTCTTCCTGGTGTGCCTCAGCGTTGACCGCTATGTCACCCTCACCAGTGCCTCCCCCTCCTGGCAGCGTTACCAGCACCGAGTGCGGCGGGCCATGTGTGCGGGCATCTGGGTCCTCTCGGCCATCATCCCGCTGCCTGAGGTGGTCCACATCCAGCTGGTGGAGGGCCCTGAGCCCATGTGCCTCTTCATGGCACCTTTTGAAACGTACAGTACCTGGGCCCTGGCGGTGGCCCTGTCCACCACCATCCTGGGCTTCCTGCTGCCCTTCCCTCTTATTGCAGTCTTCAACGTGCTGACGGTCTGCCGGCTGCGGCAGCCAGAACAACCCAAGAGCCGGCGCCACTGCCTGCTGATGTGTGCCTATGTGGTCGTCTTTGTCATTTGCTGGTTGCCCTATCATGTGACCCTGCTGCTGCTCACACTGCATGGGACCCACATTTCCCTCCACTGCCACCTGGTCCACCTGCTCTACTTCTTCTATGATGTCATCGACTGCTTCTCCATGCTGCACTGTGTCATCAACCCCATCCTTTACAACTTTCTCAGCCCACACTTCCGGGGCCGGCTCCTGAACGCTGTAGTCCATTACCTTCCTAAGGACCAGACCAGGGCAGGCGCacactcctcctcttcctcctgttccACCCAGCATTCCATCATCATCACCAAGGGGGACAGCCAGCCCGCTGCAGTAGCCCCCGACCCCGAGCCAAGCCTGAGCTTTCAGGCATCCCCTTTGCTTCCAAATacttccccctcctctccccctcAGCCTCTTACATCCAGCTGAGGTAAAGGCCAGGCTCCTCCAACAGTGAAGGAAAAGGCACAGGTAAGAGTATAGGTGGGAGATTTGGGGGATGTAGAGGGGAGGGTCAAATTTGTGTCTATCTTAAAATACTGAGGTATGGAGAGGGAGACAGGGTCGGGAGGGATAGAGAGCAGGCCCTCAGTGTTGTACTATTTGTCTCGGTCCTTGTGTCTAAGGAGCCATGcagaaaaaaaggtgaaataaatGGGAGAGATAGTCATGGACTctggatcttttaaaaatctgcactTCCAGCTGGGATTGGGAAGGGAGCTGAGGCTAAAGAGGTGCTTGGCAGAGGAAACTAGACACATTCATTTCATAAATCACTCTGGCCGGAAAGAGTGAGCTCTGCAAGAACGTCACAAAactccttttgtgtgtgtgagctTGTTGATCTTCCAGCTCACTATGCAGGTTATGGGGACAAGAGGCCAGAGGCCAAGGAACCAGGCGACCCCAGCAGGACGTTCTCCAGCTGTGCATCCTACGCACAGCTATGATAAGTGAAGGGGGATGGGGATGTCAGGGGTGGGGGCGAAGCCAAGGTCTGAGACCTGCACCCTGCAGCTGGGTCGGCTGCAGGGTATCTCCACCCTCGGCTATCCAGGAAACACAGCTCCATTTCCTTGTTGACACCCTCCCCTCCCCGTTGTCCATCCTGCtccctccccacaagcagaggagCTGTCCCAGAGTCAGCTCCTCACAGCTGACCTTCTCCCAGCTTCGGATCTAGGAAACTTCCAGACTTCTTCTAGGGAGACACAGAGCCACCAGAAAGCCCAACCCacccccatctctttctctccagATCATAGGAAAGTATCAAGGGATGTCATTCTGGGAGCAGCCCTTGGGACAGCCAGCAGCAGGTGCTGACAGATGCTCTGTCCTTCACCCTCTGTCCCCAGCACCAGATGGGGAAGGCCACAGTGGAAACTTCTCAATTCCGTCACAGGGCAGAGCTCTGACACTGTTATAAGTCAGTTCTCCCTGGCCATGTCTTTTCATAATTTTCCTGTCCCACAACTTAGGTTCCTTAACACTTCTACAGATGAAGCAAAGAAGTCCTCTGTTAACAAGTAGGTCTTCTGGAAAAGGATCACTTATGTTTGGGAGACTAGGACCCTGTCCATGAAGAACTCTGAAGTAAAGGCCTAAGAACAGGATCTAGTTTCCGTCTTCCAATTCCACGTCCTTTGCCTCTTAATCCTGCCCGTGGTGAGGGGACTAGATGGAATCACTGATAACCTCTTCGCCATCTCCTCTGTCCTGCTCAAGTGTTTGATGTATCTGGAATGTTTAACTTGGAGCAACTACTCACTGACCTGGAGACCACCTGTTCTGCTTTGAGAAATCAGACCTGTTCTGTGGATACATTGACCACGTGCTCCAATTGCATACGACCCAGGTTTGTTAGGAGCATGGAAGGAAATCTGCATCTCCCTGCTCACTGGGCCCAAACCTGAAAGGGCCTTACGCTGCAGACAGCTGCTCAGTAGCACAGAGCTGAAGGCTTTTTGAATCAGGAGTCTGGGTTGTGGCTTGGGTCGCAGTAAGGGCTTAGCCTACCAATGCAGAATTCACGTTGAAAAAGACTTTCCTCTCTTGTCCCAACATAAAGAAGCAAGCCAAGATCTGACGCCCCTATCACTGCCTCCTCTGACTTGGGCTACAGGAGTTTCCCAAAGGAAACCTAATTTTACATCTCTGTCACATTCCAGGTCACCTCAGAGGCCACTCTCCCAAGGTTAGTTATCACCCTGGCAGTATGAATACTTCCCTAAGGCCTCCCATCCATGGAGGGGAAGAGTGGGAACCAGCTGTTACACTCAGCATCTACTGAGCACCGATAGGAGCCCCACCTGGGCCATGTGCTCTGGGGCCAAATGGACATCACTCCCTAACTTCTTGAGATCTGTCTCCTCTGTGGAAACACCCGTATATCAATCTCATTAAACTATGCCAAACTTTTGCCTCCTCCCTCTTTCAATGTGTCTCGCTCCACTCAAAGACACACCATGTCCCAGCAAATCAAATGGCATTGGCAAAACAAATTGTAGCCAAATCTCTCACTTAGTAACATCAGTCCAAGTAGACACGGGCAGGCACCCAGCACTGTCTCTGGGCTGACGGAGGACCCTCTCAGGAATGAATACCTCCTGAAAAGGCTGAGTCTTTGACTTAATTTCCCACTAAAAACAGGTCAACAAGTTAATCCTGGGGAATTCCagctacagaaaaggaaaatgtgctACCTGAAAGAATTCTGGCATCTGCTGGGCAGAAATGTGCTACTGAAAGGGTGATGAGCCCAGATATTCTGAACTCCAGGTATGAGCACATTCATAGTAGGTAGGAAGAGAACTctcatttcaaatttctttttttattctaaataaaaaccACACTTTGTGCTGAACAATGGAATATAAAAGAATCAGATGTACAATGAATTTAGACATCTactatttggggaaaaaagtttacaaaatatacaaaactttaCAGCAATAGATAGTAAACACTTAAATATTAGGAGGTCAGTACTTATTAATTTAATGGAAGGAGTTAGACGTCAACAACTTTTCTCTGTTTCGTAAGAGACTTTAGCTGTTCAAGGTGGGGGCGGCGAGTGGATTGAACAGGTGAAGGATTTTAAAGAAACATCAAAATCgagtttcattttcattctgatGTTAAACTTATGATGCATAACCACATTGAAACTAATGCTGTGCACCCTGCCTCCTGACTCATTTGGTGCAGGATTTAGGGAAAAGAGTCCCAGATGGGTGCAGACCGATCCATAGAGCCCACTCCCATACCAACAAATACAGTGTCCATCTAGAATTTGCTTTGGAAGTAGTCTGGGGCTTGGGGAAAGGGCCACAGAAGGAGgccagaggaggaagaaaattcAACACTAGCAAAAACCTGTCTAGGAAAAAGATATTTAAGCCCAAAGGTTTGGCCTGGAGACAAATGGGTCATAGATCAGAAAAGaaggatataaaaaaaaaaaaaacttttacccatCTCCTGGTTCTTAAAGGTCACCTGGGCCTGACCCCTATGCCACCTCCTTTCTTCCTAACTAGCCATGGACGATGGGAACTCCATGGAGTCATAAAATTTAGGACCAAATACTACGGTTTAGCAGAGCTTCCCAGCAGGTGCTGTGGCATCCGTAATTCACCAGTGGGTCACTGGAGTGCCAGGATACTAATCTCTGCCTCTGGCCACATGGAGCCTCTGCTGTTTAACCCCAGGTACCACACAAGTATTACCATTTTCCCCTCAGAAAACAAGTTGGGAATGGCCTCATatttggtttaatgctctatgaTCATTCTTAATAATTTGTGAATAAGAGAGCTCCACAAATGATGTAGCTGGTCCTGAGAACATACCAAGAAAACAGGAGAAGAGGATGTTCAAGGCTTTAACAGAACTTCAGAGTAACACAGAAGACAGTACTAAACTAGGCTCCAGGAAAGAGGGAGCAACAAAATCAAATGAACAGAAagtcaaaacaattaaaaatgcaaaataaaacgaATACCTTCTACCAGGTATCCCAGGGCGCCCTATGCCACAATATAGTGTTTCAAGTAAAACCATTCAGAAGAGGGTGAGCTAGAGGCAGAGGAAGCAGACATGACTCTGGCGGGGTGGAGGGAAACGGGGAAGTTCAGGTGTGAATATAAGGGTCCCCAACAGGGAGAGGGTTTGGTCAACAAATCTCATGAGCTACTGATCCTATGACATATCTGACTGGGACCAACTGGGCCACCCTGATCAATCTGATCAGCCCCAGGGGGATCAGGGGATGCAGTTTTCTGTCTCGTGTTTCAAGGGCACAGTTTCAAGGATCTGCTTTTTGGTTTActggcaaaaaaggaaaacttcacaGTTTCAGGTTAAGTACACAGACCACCCAGCATCCATGATGCCCTCTGTTAAGGAAAAAGGTTTCTCCAGCACATTTATCTGCTCTCAGCCACTTGGCTGGTTCCAGTAATTACCACCTCTCTCACGCCAGCATTTCAAAAATCAGTCCTCACCAACAGTCTGGGAGGGATTGCTCATGCTTGAAAATGTAGCAGACACTTGATTGTAGTCTGTTACACATCTCCTTCTTAAATTCTAATGGTCAGTGTAAGAAAGGAAGAAGCCAGTCAGCAACAAAGAGTCTCAACACTGCTTTCCTGATGAGGATGTCCTGAGGGGACACTGAACAAGGTGGGTTTAGATGGTCTAAGGTGGACCTTTAAACTGGCCACTGTACAAGTCCCTTCATCTAATGGTCACCCCACCAGACAGCCATGCACTCCGACTCTGAGGCTTTATCAGTTCAGGGCTGGGGAGAAGCAGCAGGACCAACAGGGATGGAGCTTTGGTTTGTCTGACATCTCAATATAAATAAGGACAGGAGGCTTCCAAACTGTGcaaagaggtccttcatgtcacTTGCTCCCCTCAACCCTGTCCCCAATCTACTCCATCACAGGATAGAAAGGGGATGAGAGGCCTGGAATTTAACTGGCCCAAACTTTCTAGAACATATACCCATGGCCTAAAGTGTTCCCTGGGTTTATTATGCTAGAGACAATctggagaagaaaagaatttGCTTAAGGGCTTGACACGTCCTCCCTTAGTTATACCCCTGGTTCTCCAAATCTCTGGTCAAGGCTGTTTTCTGGAATATGGCTACTTGCTGGGGAAAAATTCATTTTCCTAAAGTCTCATATACAAAAGACATGCTGGGTAATGtgtatacaaaaacaaaaataaataaatattaatgtccAAAAAGGCTTTGTGAGTTAATGAAAACTACTTGCTTGTGAAGCAGCCCGGGGTGCTGCTAAATCCCACTGGGGCAGTGtcagggctgaagccagggactCCCAGAGCTCACCTGAGCAGGGTGAGGTAGTATGAGCTACTGAGGTGGCACCTCACAAGTATGCAAGATTGAGGGCCCTATCCCTCAAGCCTTCTTTGGGCAAAGCCCCTTAGAAAACCAAGTTTAAGAGTGGAGCTAACCAGCTGCGTGGGCTGGGCCGGCACACTCTGCAGCCACCCACGGAGGGCCTGAACCAGCTGCCATCCAACAGCGACCCCTGGAGGTAATGGCAACGACAGATCAGGATAAATTCCAGCAGGTCAAAGGTGAGCTGCCAAAGCTCCGACACTGTTAGCACAAAGTAAACAACAGGTTACCCGACTAGGACAGACAGTCAGAACGCACACCCTGCTACACACCACCAGTTAATCAGGTCCCTTTAATTCTGAAGGGCTCGCGGTCTGCGACTCCACCACTTCATGGAGTCAGCTCATCTAAACCACGGGCCAAACACTTCTGGGCAGGAGACCAGATATAAATTAAGGCAAGGCTGCTGCTGTCAGAGACATCCCCACCTCTCCACCAGGACACTCACAGCCAACAGAAGTGGCCAAAACAGATGACTATATCAAGTGGTTCCCTATCCTCTCTGCCCCACAGAAGGTCAGATGTCCCGGGCCATCACTCCATAAAATCCTGTTTCTTTGGAAattaggagaaaagagaaatctcTCCTGTCCATCCAGGCTGCCACTTCTGGCGGCACCGCAGGACACCTCTTCTGGCTGGCAGGGATTCATCCCAAGCTTTCTGACCTAAATAGAAAGCTCTGTCCCTAGTATGGATCTAGCTGCCAAAAGATTTTCACTGTCCAATCAGCAGATTAGGGCCGTAGATAAGCAGACACCTACATCCCTGATACCTTGTCCCCTGCTGAGGGCTGGAACCTGAGGGAACTGCCCTGCTGACCTGTCTTTTCTGAATGACCACATTCCCAAAATCTTTCTCATAGCTGGTCATCCCAGCTGGAGGCCTGGCGGTAACACCCACAGTGAAAACCTCCCTTTACTCCCTCTGTTCAGTGAGGCTGTTGGTTGGATTCTTAGCAGCATAAAACCTATCAGTAAACTAAAACTagagaggctggggaagggggtcTAGTGGACACCAACTGCTTGACTAGATCCCAAAACCAgcctcaaaagaataaaaaacacagCCCTTCATGGGCAAGAACAGGTATGGAGGTAAATGTGATAGGGCTGTTGCTTCTCAAAAACAGTAACAGCTTATgtgctatttcttcttcttttcttctttaaacacAACACAGAACAGAATTCCTACCAAGGCAAAATCATAACTTCAGCTGGGGAGGGACCAACAGCTCTTAGATATCAGCGTCCCGGCTGCTGCGTGGGAGCTCCCCGCAGCTCTGCCAGGACCCAGTCAACTGTCTGGGTTCTTTTCCGCCTCTTTGGAATGGATGATGTACATGAAGGTCTGCTCGATGGTGAAGTCAGGGGGGAGGCTGCCTTTGTGCACACCAACATGCTTGCTCATGAGGTTAAGGGTGGAACTGTAGTGCCCACAGACTGTGCAGCGGTACATGAGGGCCCCCGAGTGTGTCTTTAGGTGGCACTTGATGGTTGAGCGGCCTCGGAAGAACTTGTGGCACACCTTACATTGGTATGGCTTCTCGCCTGTGTGGATCCGCCGGTGGTAGTTGAATTCACTTGTGTGGGCAAATCTTTTGCCACAGACCTTGCAGCTATACTTGCTGTTCCCAGGTTGGCCCTGCAGTGCCAGTTCTTCACTCAGAAACTCCTCTGCTGGCAGCTTCCGCTTCTGGAGAGCCGGGTGCTGTAGCCCAAAACCAGGCCGTGCATCAAGGCCACTGGTGCATTTGTGCTGGCTGACGTGGTAGCGATAGGCAGCCTCTGACTTGAAGCTCTGGCTGCACAAGTGGCAGTGGAAGAGGGCATCTTCCAGGCTTTGGTGCACAGCCATGTGCTTCTCTAGAAGATGCCAGTCCACAAAGCTGTTGGCACAGACAGAACAGGAGAAGACTGAAATGCCGAGATGGGACAGCGTGTGCCACATGAGGCTGCAGAGGTTAAGGTGACGCTGGTCGCAGACACTGCAGGCCTGGCCCTTCAAGTTTAGGTGGTCAAGGATGTGGCCCCGGACCACATGGAAATCTTTGGCCAATACTTTCCCACAGGCAGTGCATTTCAGCTCTGGGGAGGCTGCTCCTGAAAAGACACCCAGCTTCCCTGGCAGGGGATCATTGGGGTGGACAATGATGTTGTTTTCAAATATTCCATCCCGTCGGTGAAGGGTCAGCTGCCACTGGGTAAAGAACTTAGTTTCACACATGTcgcaggagaaaaggaaaataccaaTGTGGGACAGGACATGGGTTACCCGGGAGTTTCGGTCCTGGAAGTGGGTCTCGCAGACCTTGCAGTTGCCCGTCAGCAGGTCCACGTGGTCCCGAGCATGCTGCCGGATCAGTTGAATGTTGGGCTCTAGAACTTTCTTGCACACCTGGCAGGGCATGGCCTTATTCTCCCGATTGTCATTCTCTCCAAAAGTCAGCTCATCCTCACTGTCATCACTCAGCTCAATCACCTCCTCAGCTGTGCCTATATCCTCAGCAGGGTCTTCAAACTGCAAGTCATCATCCCCCAAGTCCTCAAGTTGGAGCTCATCCATCTGCCCAAAGCCTGGATCTTTGGAGTGCTCACTATTGCTCAGACAGGAGTTGGTCTCGGTGGTAAtgtctactgcattgtcaggggTGAGGAAGCTGTTTTTACTGAAGTCTCCATTGCTTTGAACTTTGTATGGCTGGCAGGAGCTGGTGCTGGTCTGGATGCCCGTGCTGACAGTGCCTAGGACTGGCTGGGTCATCATGCTAGGAATGGACGTGAAGGGAGCAGGGGTGTCATGGTCTTCTgtctttggtggtggtggtggcggttgCAGCAGAAGCAGGCTATGGTTAGCGTCACTGGCAatattcctctcttcctctttataGCTCCCTCCAGCATCACTGGGCAACACATAGTTTCTATCAGCACCAAGGTGGTCCCCACCAGCTCGGAGTTCTCCAAGGGGATGGGCAGGTTCTGCCGAAGGACAACTCAGGGTACCAGAGTGGCTCTCATTGGTGCTGGTCAGGGGCTTGCCCCTGGCAGTGCTCTCTAGGTCAGGAAAGGTAGAGTGACAGGCCTGGAGAAGGTCCTCCATACCCAGACGCTCAGCCACCTCGTAGATGACCCCAACATTGATCAGGTCTGTGAAGAGTTCTGATGTGTAGACAAAGCTCAGAACCTTCTCAAAGTTGGCAGGGGTGATGAAATCCACCACATAGGTCCTGGCAGCATCAAGGCCAGTATTCAGGAAGAGGTTCTGGAAGTAGCCAGCTGCACAGGCCAGAACAGCCTTGTGGGCCGGGAAGGAGCGGCTCCCCACCACAATGGTGACGTCACACATGGTCTCTGAGAGCCGGCACTTGTTGAGTTCCTTCAGCAGGTTGTTGGGGTGGTTGGTGCTTTGCAGTTTGATCCTCATGCCCATCTTAGCAGCTCCTATGAAATTACCTCCTTATCAGCACAGTTAATCTGtggacagcaagagaaaaagatgGATGGCCAAACACATCCGTGCAAAAGAGGGGCTATGCAGGAGAAAATACCACCACTCTGAATGCTTCCAAGCCCCGGGTGGGGATCAGGAGTAAATTGGCATGGAGAGTTCCTCCATTATGACAAGACAACGACATCTCCCCCTGTATATACTCAAAGAGttaagacaaaaaccaaaacgATTGATGACAATCTGATAGCTTCGTCTTAAGCTGGTGCCTGGAGACGAACTAGAGGCATTCCCTCGGACACAATCTTATACTTCACTACCAGAGCCACTGGATCAAATTTCTCTATTAATTTCCTCCCAAATACAAGCTTTCCTACTTCACTGAGCATATTCTTTTCCCTCATGATGCCAAATGCCATGCACATGCTT carries:
- the GPR182 gene encoding G-protein coupled receptor 182, which translates into the protein MSVKPSWGPGPSEGVTAVPASDLGDIHNWTELLDLFNHTLSECHVELSESTKRVILFALYLAMFVVGLVENLLVICVNWRGSGRAGLLNLYILNMAIADLGIVLSLPVWMLEVTLDYTWLWGSFSCRFTHYFYFVNMYSSIFFLVCLSVDRYVTLTSASPSWQRYQHRVRRAMCAGIWVLSAIIPLPEVVHIQLVEGPEPMCLFMAPFETYSTWALAVALSTTILGFLLPFPLIAVFNVLTVCRLRQPEQPKSRRHCLLMCAYVVVFVICWLPYHVTLLLLTLHGTHISLHCHLVHLLYFFYDVIDCFSMLHCVINPILYNFLSPHFRGRLLNAVVHYLPKDQTRAGAHSSSSSCSTQHSIIITKGDSQPAAVAPDPEPSLSFQASPLLPNTSPSSPPQPLTSS
- the ZBTB39 gene encoding zinc finger and BTB domain-containing protein 39 codes for the protein MGMRIKLQSTNHPNNLLKELNKCRLSETMCDVTIVVGSRSFPAHKAVLACAAGYFQNLFLNTGLDAARTYVVDFITPANFEKVLSFVYTSELFTDLINVGVIYEVAERLGMEDLLQACHSTFPDLESTARGKPLTSTNESHSGTLSCPSAEPAHPLGELRAGGDHLGADRNYVLPSDAGGSYKEEERNIASDANHSLLLLQPPPPPPKTEDHDTPAPFTSIPSMMTQPVLGTVSTGIQTSTSSCQPYKVQSNGDFSKNSFLTPDNAVDITTETNSCLSNSEHSKDPGFGQMDELQLEDLGDDDLQFEDPAEDIGTAEEVIELSDDSEDELTFGENDNRENKAMPCQVCKKVLEPNIQLIRQHARDHVDLLTGNCKVCETHFQDRNSRVTHVLSHIGIFLFSCDMCETKFFTQWQLTLHRRDGIFENNIIVHPNDPLPGKLGVFSGAASPELKCTACGKVLAKDFHVVRGHILDHLNLKGQACSVCDQRHLNLCSLMWHTLSHLGISVFSCSVCANSFVDWHLLEKHMAVHQSLEDALFHCHLCSQSFKSEAAYRYHVSQHKCTSGLDARPGFGLQHPALQKRKLPAEEFLSEELALQGQPGNSKYSCKVCGKRFAHTSEFNYHRRIHTGEKPYQCKVCHKFFRGRSTIKCHLKTHSGALMYRCTVCGHYSSTLNLMSKHVGVHKGSLPPDFTIEQTFMYIIHSKEAEKNPDS